The Scyliorhinus canicula chromosome 17, sScyCan1.1, whole genome shotgun sequence DNA window agattaaatttgtcctctcgcgccttcaaactgggaaagcttccttTCATGAACAGATACCCCATCCTTctcatgcctgccctctgccggctctggaacccaccatccatcttacccgggacaaacctgtggttgttacatatcAAGGTCCAGACCGATgcgccctccaccttcttgtacctcctccactgtccccagatcctcagtatcaccaccaccaccggacttgtggagtaacgggtcggcgagccCCCACCCCAACTCACCCACTTTAAAAAGGCCTTAGGGCTGTTGTTTTAGGGCTTTGTTTTAGGCCCAACAAGGCTGAAGAACGCTGTCCGCCTGCCTTTCACCACCTGTGGCGGGTGTGGGGCAGCCCGAGACATTATTTTAGGCCCCTCCTTGGCTGAAGAATGCTGCCCAGCTCTGCTGTtgccctgcagcaccttcccTTGTGGCACCTGCTGTTGTGGTGCCacatccatcccccctccccacaccctttccCTATTACCCTGGTCTTAGATACACGACCAGACTGTACCAGGGGTGGACATGGCCAATACCCCAGGGGCATCCTCCACTCTGCCGGGGACAGGGCTGCCAAGAACCTATGCGGGGGCGGCAGCCCCTAGACCCTCCGCTGCCCCCTCGCCTTTCTGCCTACTACCATGGCAACTTAGGGTCAAATGTTATGCCCATCCCCACCATGACCATCAAGGTGTGCACACGTGCAATGGCCGGGATCTTCGGCCCCTCGCCCAGCGTAGCTGCCTCCAGGATGTACGGCAACGTTGTGTTTTTCCTGCGGGCCGAGCAGGCGGTACCATGTCTACCATGTCCTGGAAATGGAGCTCACGGTGGGCAGTACACACATGGTGGTGGACCCGCTGGGGGCCACCGCCGAACGTGTGGTTCTTTCAAACGTGCCGCCCTACCTCCCCACCGAGCTACTCCTCCCCCATCTCAACCTACTGGGGGAGGTCAGGTCAGGGGTGGCACTGCTGACACGTGGCCTGCGGGACCTCTCCCTCCGCCATGTATACCACTTCTGGCGTCAGGTTTTTGTCTGCCTGACCCGGGAGGAGGTCACGGAGGGACGTTTCGTGGTCTCCCGCCAAGGGGAGGACGATAAAGTGTTTTGGTCTGTGGATGGCATGTGGTGCCATGCCCGCAGATGGCTGGGGCATATTCACCAGAACTGCCCCACCCTATCGGCCGCCACCAACACCACCTCAGGGTCTCGGACAATAATAGTGGAGCTGGGGCCCAGAGGataaacagcaaaggattcactcactttgagagtaagaagtcttacaacaccaggttaaagtccaacaggtttgaacctgttggactttaacctggtgttgtaagacttcttactgtggtcaccccagtccaacgccggcatctccacatcatcactttgAGAGTGGCAAACACAGTGTCTGTTGCAATAATAAGTCAGGCTGCAGTGAAGAAGTGAACACATCATTGAATCCAACGAAGGGCAGGGTCTACAGTTCCATCtgatcccactcccacctcaggcacaggggtgggaggtcagagggcagcaagagagggaattgggaggggcagagacaggAACAATCAGCTAGTCAGCCTGAGCCAATGGCCTCTCTCACCATCTGCAACCGTCACAATGTCCGGTGATTGACGGCAGGTcccgaccaataggaagaggggacCGGACTGGAGGACCAAGTGagggcggctggtcctccaagcaattggagtgaatgaggggcggggcccgctgtgattgaagcatgcgcagtgtgggtaatggcgcAAGAGAAGAACGTTTTTTCAGATCGGAAATTGGTAAGAGGCGTTTAACAATatgagggagcgagagatcgcggggATGGGCGGAAACGTTGTGTAAAGCTATTGTGAGCCGCAAACCGCGGAAAAAAATTCAGGGACCCAGTTTGTGCCGAGCAGAACTGCAACTCCTCATTTCAGCTCgcgttaacggccgccatctttattggatgtgcatcagggcgcatgcgcgtttgccTCTCtggggcgatgtttcaatgagtgggaggagcttgttccccattgttcagaatggagacaacttgtccatcaaactggattagagtgtctgagtcccaatgtcttattgatgatgcaaagcggtggcagagatggaaagaaaaggaagcaaatcctgctcTCCGGATTTCACTGCCTCATTGGACATCttgccccatgtgtccaaaggtctgcggctctgttcagtcacatgaagacgcAGGGCAGAAACTTGCAACCCTGAATCAACATCATCCTCAAAtcaggggactgctgatgacaacGAGGGTCAGTATGCAGAGGGGAACATGAGTGGTGATCGTGGAcccgggagcaggaggagagaatgtaGTGGAATTcttttctggactgacagtgtttgcgggcagcatggtagcactgtggctagcacagtggctagcacaattgcttcacagctccagggtcccaggttcgattccggcttgggtcactgcacatgggtttcctccgggtgctccggtttcctcccacagtccaaagatgtgcaggttaggtggattggccatgctaaattgcccttagtgtccacaattgcccttagtgttgagtagggttactgggttatggagatagtgtTGAGGTGTGGATCTTGAatagggggtgctctttccaagagccggtgcagatttgatgggccaaatggcctccttctgaactgtaaattctgtgatctatgattaattttggaaactccttttacagggaaTTAGAAGGGgaagatttacacacagcaaattcacaccaggagaaatatttatctttactgaattacatttctggactgatagtgatgcctttgtaaacttctttcacggGGGAttagaaagggattcgcagacaggaaactcacaaccaatcctcacatgaAATTCTGACACTGCTGTTCGAGTTATCAGGACTTGGAGATTATCAACCTTTatgtgtaagcattgagttccagaTCTGTATAAAATGACTACCTCCTATCTCCCGTGTAGATCTTGTTcacaaccttaaatctgtgtcctgtaatccttttacaatctgctgatgggaacagtttaaaaaaatcttttgctggatttgccattgtcgtttctggtgcctgggccgATGTCGGATGGTCTGGAATGGATCCCAACAATTTTTTCACAAatgccacataataataatctttattattgccacattctttattattaacactgcaatgaagttactgtaaaaatccccaggTCACCTATTTCAgcacctgttccggtacactgaggtagaattcagaatgttcaaattacctaacagcacatcttttggaactgtgggaggaaaccggaacacctggaagaaacccacgctcacacagagagaacgtgtaaactccgcacagactgtgacccaagccgggaattgaacctgggtccttggtgctgtggagcaatggtgctaaccactgggctaccgtgccacccatcatcccagttaggggcatagacattcaccagcaccaccaatgTACCTGCCAACAACCCACTGACCACCGTGTATCTCCCATTAGTGTCCGCAACGAGCCCAGTGACCGAAAGAAGAATCTGTTtattgattagaattgcagcAGCTCGAGCCCttcgtcaaagcccgagtgaaacagtTGGCTCACCCCTCCGCAGTCTGGTCTGATCTCTATTTTTTTTCTATACGTTTAGAGTGCCcgaatatttttttttccaattaaggagcaatttcacgtggccaatccactaacctgcacagctttgggttgttttgggcgaagcccatgcagacatggggagaatgagcacacTCCACGCAGCCAATGacgcagggccaggatcgaacctgggacctcggtgccgtgaggcagcagtgctaaccactgtgccaccctggtctgatctctaacctGCAAGTGAGTCTCTTGCATTGGGCAACACACCAGCATTTAGATTCTTTCAGTGAGCTAAAACACTCGACCCCTTCACTGTTCCACCCAATCCCCTTACATTCTAGATGACCAACCAAATCCAGGgtctcccacccccacttccccatcatggaatcagccatttccaccgtgaCGGACGATCGAGTAAATCTTCAAAAAGTACAAGCCAAGGGTCcacacaagatggccgccacacGCACCCTGAgagtaaaacaaaaacagttCTATCGTCATCACCAGCAAGCTAACCCCTCTGTCCCACCCTCATTTCCTGCCATCGCCCCACCCAGATACACAGAGTCATCACCAGCAAGCTAACCCCTCTGTCCCATCCCCATTTCCTGCCACGCCCCACCCAGATACacaaattgaaaccaacccccaccccccgccctttGACCCAGACAAAACAAGCCAAAATTGGTTCGACAGCTGCAGCCCCCATCTGACTCTCATTCACCAGCTTACTCCTGGCGGGCAACCCCtctcagaacaaaaagaaaaagaacgaTGATATTGCCCACCTCGAGGATAAATCCTCACTGgtataactgagtgaatccctttccacactcagaacaggtgaatggtctgtcGCCGGTATGATTATGGTGATCAGTCTCCAGCTCACATggggatctgaatcccttcccacagtccccatatTTCCATAGTTTCAGCATGCTGCTGGTGCCCTTGTCGCTTTCCACATTTGACGATCAGTTGAAGTCTTGTCCCCATAGAGAACACATGTATggcctctccccgctgtgaatggtgtgatgttttttcagaccGTGTAACTGgtgaaagctctttccacagtcagttcactggaacactctcactcgagtCGTGCGTGTATGTATCGGGGTTTTTTCAGTCACACTGATCTTGAAAATCTTTTCctgcagacagaacagacaaacatttcttcttccacattcacaggccaatgatattcatacgcagactggtgccatccttcccacgtctcccaccgaaggggaggcaggacagggtagtttctaggggagaggtgggagagggtagagtctcggacgtcttcaaggaactaatgggagatagagtagggggatattgaggcagctcctttcgtgaacagagccgtggtttgcactatgtttaatttgtgtcttgactttttttgtactatacaatgtcacttttactatatgcctaaaatacctcaataaaattgtttgttaaaaaaaaagacagatattgataggtttctagatattgaataTATCGAGGGATATTGGGATCGTGTGGGAAATTGGGGCTGAGGTAGATCGgtcaaggatctcattgaatggttgagcagactcgatgggccaaatggccgactcttACTCCTGTTCTAATGGCTCTGtgctggtcaggaagcagtgagctgagcttggatctgtcaattaaCATGAACCAGCAccatcaggagaattgggagggtgaatattagatacagtagagtgagaatggagggagattgtgtggtatggagatttacagcttttagaGAACAAGAGAGTAAATAATGTTCCAGAGGAACTAGaactgtctgttctgaatttctatcctgtactaacaatgatgacttttgttaattgtttttaaagaatattggaagaggaggaactatagacagaaatctcaaacatcacgtcccgatgtgacaaactcacttgattccttctgatctgaatatcatcagcgagaaggagaaatgtttgtccaatCTGCCgttttcaaaagattttaaacgtgagtgtgactggaaaagcaccgagacccagacaagagcactgactgtggaaagagctttaaccagttacacggcCTGaagaaacatcacaccattcacagtgaggagagacagaccacatgttctgtgtgtagacgaggcttccactgattgtccaatctggagagacaagAGGAGAcataaaacatggagaaaccgtggaaatgtggggactgtgggaagagatacagattcccatctgagctggagattcatcgccgcagtcacactggggagaggccgttcacctgctctcagtgtgggcagagattcattgattcatccaatcTGCAGAGACACGAGCGattccacactggggagaggctgttcacttgctctcagtgtgagaagggattcactcagttatccagcctaaacagacaccagcgggttcacgcTGGgaaaaggccgttcacctgctctcagtgtgggaagggattcactcagttatccagtctgcagagacatcagcaaattcacactggggagaggccatttagctgctctcagtgtgggaagggattcactcagttatcccacctgcgggaacatcagcgagttcacactggggagaggcctttcacctgctctcagtgtgggaaagggttcagtgattcatccgccctgcggagacatcagcgggttcacactggggagaggccattcatctgctctcagtgtgggaagggattcagtcagttatccaccctgcagaaacatcagcaaattcacactggggagaggccattcagctgctctcagtgtgggaagggattcaatgattcatcCACACTccggatacaccagcgagttcacactggggtgagaccgttcacctgctctcagtgtgggaagggattcattgattcatcaaccctgctgagacatcagcgagttcacactggggagaggctattCACCtcctagtgtgggaagggattcattgattcatcaaccctgctgagacatcagagagttcacactggggagaggccgttcacctgctctcagtgtgggaagggattcactcagttatcccacctgcagacacaccagcgagttcacactggggagagaccattcacctgctcttagtgtgggaagggattacatagaaccatcgaaaataggagcaggaagaggccatttggcccttcgcacctgctctgccattcattatgatcatggcttatcatccaactccatagcTTAATCCagctttcccctccatatcctttgatccccttcaccctaagtgctatatccaactgcttcttgaaagcatacaatgtattggcctcaactatttcctgtggtaacaaattccacagactcaccactctctggttgaagaaattacttctcatctctatcctaaatgttccaccccgtatcctcagactgcgacctctCGTTCTTCatactcccaccatcgggaaaaccATTCccatatctaccctgtcaagtcc harbors:
- the LOC119951374 gene encoding zinc finger protein 229-like, which codes for YRFPSELEIHRRSHTGERPFTCSQCGQRFIDSSNLQRHERFHTGERLFTCSQCEKGFTQLSSLNRHQRVHAGKRPFTCSQCGKGFTQLSSLQRHQQIHTGERPFSCSQCGKGFTQLSHLREHQRVHTGERPFTCSQCGKGFSDSSALRRHQRVHTGERPFICSQCGKGFSQLSTLQKHQQIHTGERPFSCSQCGKGFNDSSTLRIHQRVHTGVRPFTCSQCGKGFIDSSTLLRHQRVHTGERPFTCSQCGKGFIQLSRLNLHQRIHTGERPFTCSQCGKGFTQLSSLKIHHRVHAGERPFTCSQCGKGFSQLINLRAHQRVHTGERPFTCSQCEKGFTHLSNLRRHKFVHAGEKPYTCSQCEKGYNDLPNLRRHQLVHNQEKPFICSVCQREFIQLSSLQTHQRVHTGEKPFTCSQCEKGFTYLSNLRRHQRVHTGERPLTCS